From Polynucleobacter sp. MWH-P3-07-1:
GACTTAATTTATCTGCAGCATCTTCAGAATTGATGACGCTGGCCATTAATGCATAAGCAAGGATGTGTGGCAGATGAGAGACGGCTGCGTAAATAGCATCGTGTTGCACATTCGAAAGCATCTTCACTAGTGCGCCAACCGACTGCCAAAATTTCTCGATTAGCGCGATATCTTGCGGAGAATTTTCTTGCAAAGGGCAAATGATGACTTGCTTACCAAAGAACAAATCCGCTTTAGCAGCACTAGCACCATGCTGAGCGCCACCAGCAATCGGATGCGCCGGTACAAACTGACACGCTTTTTTGCCCAAGACTTCTTTGGCAGCCAAAATCACATCACCCTTTGTGCTACCAGCATCGGTAATCAGCGTCTTAGAGACAAGATGAGGTTCAATCATTGCGAAGATGGTGCGCATTTGCGCAACAGGCACACACAAGACAATCACATCGGATTGCTTAGCAGCATCAATTAAATCCACCACCCCATCGATTGCACCCATCTTTAATGCGTGATCTAAATTAGACTGGCTTCGACCAACCCCAAGAATTTTTGACACAACACCTGCTTGCTTAAGTGCCAAGCCTAGTGAAGCGCCAATCAGACCTACGCCAACAATCGA
This genomic window contains:
- a CDS encoding prephenate dehydrogenase/arogenate dehydrogenase family protein; its protein translation is MTKPNYGVVSIVGVGLIGASLGLALKQAGVVSKILGVGRSQSNLDHALKMGAIDGVVDLIDAAKQSDVIVLCVPVAQMRTIFAMIEPHLVSKTLITDAGSTKGDVILAAKEVLGKKACQFVPAHPIAGGAQHGASAAKADLFFGKQVIICPLQENSPQDIALIEKFWQSVGALVKMLSNVQHDAIYAAVSHLPHILAYALMASVINSEDAADKLSHIGAGFKDFTRIAGSSPEMWRDISLANRTSILKELDQYLAILQHLRKLIAENDGTGIEKLFVKASKARQDLDAS